A single genomic interval of Koleobacter methoxysyntrophicus harbors:
- a CDS encoding transporter associated domain-containing protein, translated as MSSNISKAVLGLETVLAVFIIFSVIIGSIDLISYVKNIYINSPPFTYDLFQSLLGHVLLLVIGLELSLMLIRHTPGSVIEVLLFAIARKILIYSTYTYEYLIGIAALAGIFAIRRFLFVPKISEIEGIILSAATPIKDVNRIIGSHIPEDIARTLGGLVITLAEELKEELAVGKSLKIADVSLEIMTSKDGVIEKVRVEKLNPQS; from the coding sequence GTGAGCAGTAATATCTCAAAAGCGGTTTTGGGCCTGGAAACGGTATTAGCAGTTTTTATAATATTCAGTGTGATAATCGGTTCTATTGATCTGATATCATACGTGAAAAATATATATATAAATTCACCGCCATTTACCTATGACCTATTTCAGTCTCTTTTAGGACATGTGCTTCTTCTAGTCATAGGGTTGGAATTGTCTTTAATGTTAATCCGCCATACCCCGGGCAGTGTTATTGAAGTTCTTCTCTTCGCAATAGCCCGTAAAATCCTGATATATTCCACTTATACCTATGAATATCTCATAGGCATTGCCGCTCTTGCCGGAATATTTGCTATCAGGAGGTTTTTATTTGTCCCTAAAATATCAGAGATAGAAGGTATTATCCTCAGTGCTGCCACCCCAATAAAGGATGTAAACCGGATAATCGGCAGCCATATTCCGGAAGATATAGCCAGAACATTGGGGGGATTAGTAATCACCCTGGCTGAAGAATTAAAAGAAGAATTAGCTGTGGGTAAGAGCCTAAAAATAGCAGATGTCAGCCTGGAAATTATGACCTCCAAGGACGGTGTAATAGAAAAGGTCAGGGTAGAAAAACTTAATCCCCAATCATAA
- a CDS encoding formate/nitrite transporter family protein yields MKGVIDINKYFLSPEEIAGIWIQTGEKKGNLPIIKMFLLGIFAGIFIGFGANASVVVTQTLGSNVDGGLAKFFGAAVFPVGIMLVVMAGGELFTGNNLMTLAVLDGKITLLRMFTNWSIVYLGNLVGSLVLAFMLAHSGLYGLESMAARSVEIATAKISMSFMQAFIRGILCNMLVVLACWMQAGSLDMTGKILSLWFPIMLFVLSGFEHSVANMFFIPIGKFIGANITWGQFWMNNIIPVTLGNIVGGSMIVPFIYHVCYTRIRSDAGFKVTADKKVEV; encoded by the coding sequence ATGAAGGGAGTGATTGATATAAATAAATATTTTTTATCACCAGAAGAAATAGCAGGGATATGGATTCAAACGGGAGAGAAAAAGGGTAATTTACCGATAATTAAAATGTTTTTACTAGGTATTTTTGCCGGCATTTTTATAGGCTTTGGGGCCAATGCGAGTGTTGTAGTAACCCAAACGCTTGGGAGCAATGTGGATGGTGGACTGGCAAAATTTTTTGGAGCAGCCGTTTTTCCTGTGGGCATTATGTTGGTTGTTATGGCGGGAGGGGAACTTTTTACCGGCAACAACCTTATGACCTTGGCCGTGCTCGACGGAAAAATAACCTTATTGCGAATGTTTACGAACTGGTCGATAGTATATCTGGGGAATCTTGTTGGGTCGCTTGTGCTGGCGTTTATGCTAGCTCATTCGGGGTTGTATGGTTTAGAGTCAATGGCAGCCAGGTCGGTTGAAATTGCCACCGCCAAGATATCCATGAGCTTTATGCAGGCTTTTATTAGGGGGATATTATGCAATATGCTGGTGGTTTTGGCATGCTGGATGCAGGCCGGTTCCCTTGACATGACGGGCAAAATCCTTTCACTGTGGTTCCCTATAATGCTCTTCGTTCTTTCCGGTTTTGAACATAGTGTTGCAAACATGTTTTTTATTCCCATAGGCAAATTTATCGGTGCCAATATAACGTGGGGACAGTTCTGGATGAATAACATTATACCAGTCACTCTGGGCAACATAGTTGGCGGTTCGATGATAGTACCCTTTATATACCATGTTTGTTACACAAGGATCAGGTCTGACGCAGGTTTTAAAGTCACTGCAGATAAAAAAGTTGAGGTTTAG
- a CDS encoding amidohydrolase family protein produces MYNKRVGKMFVDSHIHISLNGINSKKWRMGLMKGDYTPILKILDEYKRKNVLIIRDGGDNFGASLAARDLAGQMGIIYRTPGWAIYKKGRYGSFLGKPVGDINDFKNMFVELLKVKPDHLKVILTGAVDFGLYGQVGGISFTFEELYYIIQCAKEKNLSVMVHANSSAAVEMAVRAGADTIEHGYFITEHALHAMAESDVVWVPTLSPLGNIIERDDLKYRSQIRNIKRIYDEHLAAVKKAIEIGVKIAVGSDSGSYGVYHGQGFFDEVMHMGKCGISKKQVYKMAFENGVKALDIKSSELKSLGTCRFDSD; encoded by the coding sequence TTGTATAATAAACGGGTTGGAAAAATGTTTGTAGATTCTCACATACACATATCTTTAAACGGCATCAACTCAAAAAAATGGCGCATGGGTTTGATGAAAGGCGACTATACACCGATCCTGAAGATATTGGATGAGTATAAAAGGAAAAACGTCCTGATAATTCGCGACGGCGGTGACAACTTTGGAGCATCTTTAGCTGCCAGGGACCTGGCCGGGCAGATGGGCATCATTTACAGAACTCCCGGATGGGCAATTTATAAAAAAGGAAGATATGGCAGTTTTTTAGGTAAGCCTGTAGGAGATATTAATGATTTTAAAAACATGTTCGTTGAGCTGTTGAAGGTGAAGCCCGACCATCTCAAGGTTATATTAACCGGTGCTGTAGATTTCGGCTTATATGGGCAGGTCGGCGGAATTTCATTTACTTTTGAAGAGCTGTATTACATAATCCAGTGCGCTAAAGAAAAGAACCTGTCTGTTATGGTCCATGCCAATTCATCAGCAGCGGTAGAGATGGCCGTCAGAGCCGGTGCCGACACCATAGAACACGGGTATTTCATCACCGAGCACGCACTCCATGCTATGGCGGAAAGTGATGTGGTATGGGTGCCAACCCTGTCACCGCTGGGCAACATTATTGAAAGGGATGACTTAAAATACCGCAGTCAAATACGAAACATAAAAAGGATATATGATGAACACTTAGCAGCTGTCAAAAAAGCGATTGAAATAGGTGTGAAAATTGCGGTTGGAAGTGATTCGGGCTCTTACGGTGTATATCACGGTCAGGGCTTTTTTGACGAAGTAATGCATATGGGAAAATGCGGTATTTCTAAGAAACAAGTATATAAAATGGCCTTTGAAAACGGGGTAAAAGCCCTGGATATAAAAAGTTCTGAACTTAAATCCCTAGGAACATGCAGGTTTGACTCCGACTGA
- the gcvH gene encoding glycine cleavage system protein GcvH, with translation MNYPDDLKYNREHLWIKTEGNTAYVGITDYAQNELGEILYVDLPEVGKKYAKGEQFSEVESAKVNSTLCMPFTGTVKEVNEKLDDEPEFINQAPYEAWIAKFELHDPDELSDMISASEYKAGLK, from the coding sequence ATGAACTATCCCGACGATCTGAAATATAATAGAGAACATCTCTGGATAAAAACAGAAGGAAACACGGCTTATGTAGGCATTACGGACTATGCACAAAATGAGCTGGGTGAAATTCTTTACGTGGATCTTCCGGAAGTGGGTAAAAAATATGCAAAAGGCGAACAGTTCAGCGAGGTGGAATCAGCGAAAGTAAATTCGACGCTCTGTATGCCCTTTACAGGTACGGTAAAGGAAGTTAATGAAAAATTGGATGACGAACCGGAATTTATAAATCAGGCACCCTATGAAGCATGGATAGCTAAATTCGAATTGCATGACCCCGATGAATTGAGCGATATGATAAGCGCTTCGGAATATAAAGCAGGGCTGAAATAA
- the lpdA gene encoding dihydrolipoyl dehydrogenase, whose amino-acid sequence MKVIVIGGGPGGYEAAIKAAKLGAQVILIEKDKLGGTCLNRGCIPTKALLASSDILNEIKEAARFGIQIEGEVSENFSDIIERKNKLILQLSKGIEFLLNKNGVRYVKGTGRLLDRRRVEVTADDFKEVMEADRIILATGSIPVCPEIFGYDGKNVITSDEVLSFRKVPDSIIIVGGGVIGCEIGQFLKRMGSEVTIVEMMPHILPLEDTDVAKQLERQFKKEKIRLITGEGISSVRVNGNRVIAGLKDGKELEADVLMVSIGRKPFTQGLGLENAGIRTDKRGMIPVNKKMETCVEGIYAIGDLVASPALAHVASKEGLIAAENAVGGSREVSYHAVPRCVYTDPEIASVGINKAEADQKGICYKIGTFDFRGLGKAQVVNKIQGFVKVLTDEKDRLIGASIVGPSATELLAELTLAVHLGLTAEQVGDVIHPHPSLCEALMEALHDVHGQSIHKV is encoded by the coding sequence ATGAAGGTCATAGTAATAGGAGGAGGGCCGGGTGGATACGAAGCGGCGATTAAAGCCGCCAAACTCGGTGCACAAGTGATCCTTATCGAAAAAGACAAATTAGGCGGCACATGCCTCAATAGGGGCTGTATACCAACAAAGGCCTTGCTGGCATCTTCCGATATTTTAAATGAGATAAAAGAGGCTGCAAGGTTTGGCATTCAAATTGAGGGTGAAGTCAGCGAAAATTTTTCTGACATAATTGAAAGAAAGAATAAACTGATTCTGCAATTATCGAAAGGGATTGAATTTTTGCTTAACAAAAACGGTGTCAGGTATGTAAAGGGCACGGGAAGGCTTCTTGACAGACGCAGGGTTGAAGTTACGGCAGACGACTTTAAGGAAGTAATGGAAGCAGACAGGATAATACTAGCAACAGGCTCGATTCCTGTTTGCCCTGAAATTTTCGGATATGACGGCAAAAATGTCATAACCAGCGATGAAGTGTTATCTTTTAGGAAGGTTCCGGACTCGATTATTATTGTCGGCGGCGGTGTAATAGGATGTGAAATAGGGCAGTTCTTGAAGCGGATGGGTTCAGAAGTCACTATAGTAGAAATGATGCCCCATATACTTCCCCTGGAAGATACAGATGTAGCAAAACAGCTTGAAAGGCAGTTCAAAAAGGAAAAGATCAGGCTTATAACGGGAGAAGGCATCAGTTCGGTCAGGGTGAACGGCAACAGGGTGATTGCAGGTTTAAAGGACGGTAAAGAGCTTGAAGCGGACGTCCTGATGGTTTCTATAGGAAGAAAGCCATTTACTCAGGGACTGGGATTGGAAAATGCGGGTATACGCACAGATAAAAGAGGTATGATTCCGGTCAATAAAAAAATGGAAACCTGTGTGGAAGGGATATATGCCATAGGTGACCTGGTGGCTTCTCCGGCGCTGGCACATGTAGCTTCAAAAGAGGGGTTAATTGCGGCTGAAAACGCTGTGGGCGGCAGCAGGGAAGTTTCTTATCATGCCGTTCCTAGATGTGTATACACCGACCCGGAAATAGCATCGGTAGGAATAAATAAAGCAGAGGCTGATCAAAAAGGTATTTGCTACAAAATAGGAACCTTTGATTTTCGAGGATTGGGCAAGGCTCAGGTGGTGAATAAAATTCAGGGGTTTGTGAAGGTCCTTACCGATGAAAAGGATAGGTTAATCGGGGCATCAATAGTGGGCCCCAGTGCAACAGAATTGTTGGCAGAGCTTACACTGGCCGTACATCTAGGGCTAACGGCCGAACAGGTAGGGGATGTCATACATCCTCACCCATCCTTATGCGAAGCTCTAATGGAAGCCCTGCACGACGTTCACGGCCAGAGTATCCACAAGGTCTAA
- a CDS encoding methylenetetrahydrofolate reductase codes for MSQLQKALENGEFAVTSELAPPKGTDFSHVLKCAELVRGRVCAINVTDFQSSALKATSLAMCKALQDRGLEPVLQITGRDRNRIAIQGEMLSAGFFGIKNLLAITGDHTTIGDNPGAKPVFDLDSVGILQAASTLMNGFDMGGNKLDRAPSFFLGATVTPEYDPIELQIVKMEKKVKAGARFFQTQAVFRIETMEKFKKLTEHLNVPVIAGIIPLRSAGMAKFMNKNIPGINIPDNIIDRLRSSDNSVKEGIKIAGELIAELKEKGLCSGVHIMAIGAEENVPLVLDAAGV; via the coding sequence ATGAGTCAACTTCAAAAAGCCCTTGAAAACGGCGAATTTGCTGTAACATCGGAATTGGCACCTCCAAAAGGAACAGATTTTTCACATGTTTTAAAATGTGCGGAATTAGTAAGGGGAAGGGTGTGCGCCATAAATGTCACAGATTTTCAATCATCGGCATTAAAAGCCACATCCCTTGCCATGTGCAAGGCTTTGCAAGACAGGGGTCTGGAACCGGTCCTGCAGATAACGGGCAGGGACAGAAACAGAATTGCGATACAGGGCGAGATGCTTTCCGCAGGATTTTTCGGTATTAAGAACCTGCTGGCCATAACGGGGGATCATACAACTATTGGCGACAATCCCGGTGCGAAACCTGTATTTGACCTTGATAGTGTCGGAATTTTACAGGCCGCGTCAACGCTAATGAACGGTTTTGATATGGGAGGCAACAAGCTGGATCGAGCTCCTTCCTTTTTCCTGGGTGCCACCGTCACTCCGGAATACGATCCCATAGAGCTGCAGATTGTAAAAATGGAGAAAAAAGTAAAGGCGGGGGCAAGGTTTTTTCAGACCCAGGCAGTATTCCGCATTGAGACCATGGAAAAATTTAAAAAATTAACGGAGCATTTAAATGTACCCGTTATAGCAGGCATTATTCCCTTAAGGTCTGCAGGGATGGCCAAATTTATGAACAAAAATATTCCAGGAATTAATATACCCGATAATATAATCGATCGTTTAAGGTCAAGCGATAATTCTGTAAAAGAAGGCATAAAGATAGCAGGTGAACTAATTGCCGAACTTAAAGAAAAAGGCCTGTGCAGCGGCGTCCATATAATGGCGATCGGTGCAGAAGAAAACGTGCCTTTGGTTTTGGATGCGGCGGGAGTATGA
- a CDS encoding methylenetetrahydrofolate reductase C-terminal domain-containing protein, protein MIISQNKPLDEIMKYIEDCEKVVLTGCGECATACKSGGEEQLIGIKSELERRGKKVVGLLVPETSCNYLLVKKELKKIKGELEEADAVLSFACGDGAQTVAKLVKIPVYPGNNTLFIGEIERVGKYSEACRACGECVLGTTGGICPITRCAKSLLNGPCGGAKNGKCEVNPDNDCAWILIYRRLQELNQAYKLIEIMEPKDYSKTAHPRNLNLRDNDGGERV, encoded by the coding sequence TTGATTATTTCCCAGAACAAACCATTGGATGAAATCATGAAGTATATCGAAGACTGCGAAAAGGTCGTACTGACCGGATGCGGCGAATGTGCCACTGCCTGCAAGTCTGGCGGCGAAGAACAGCTAATAGGGATAAAGTCTGAATTGGAACGGCGCGGAAAGAAAGTAGTAGGCTTACTGGTCCCTGAAACAAGCTGCAATTATCTTCTCGTAAAAAAGGAATTGAAAAAAATAAAAGGCGAATTGGAAGAAGCCGATGCGGTATTATCTTTTGCCTGTGGTGATGGGGCTCAGACTGTGGCTAAACTGGTGAAGATTCCCGTTTACCCGGGGAATAACACCCTGTTCATCGGTGAAATAGAAAGGGTTGGCAAATACTCCGAAGCATGCCGGGCCTGTGGTGAATGTGTCCTTGGCACAACAGGAGGCATTTGTCCGATAACCCGATGTGCAAAGTCCCTGCTCAATGGCCCCTGTGGTGGAGCTAAAAACGGCAAATGTGAAGTTAATCCTGATAATGACTGTGCATGGATTCTTATTTACCGCAGGCTGCAAGAATTAAACCAGGCTTATAAGTTAATTGAAATAATGGAACCGAAGGATTATTCCAAAACCGCACATCCGAGGAATCTCAACCTGCGAGATAACGACGGGGGTGAAAGAGTATGA
- a CDS encoding bifunctional 5,10-methylenetetrahydrofolate dehydrogenase/5,10-methenyltetrahydrofolate cyclohydrolase, with the protein MGTLIKGKPVADSLKEDLKAEVEELKSKGLYPKLTIIRVGADPSDLAYERGALKTMENVGIGAQVIALPGNIAQEEFVRVLQGVNSDGDTHGILIFRPLPQQLDSNAIKYLIDAEKDIDCFNPANVAKVMEGDETGFAPCTPTAVMEILKHYNVELKGKNAVVIGRSMVVGKPVAMLLLKEHATVTICHSRTKDLQGVASKADILVACAGKAKMIKSEYIKNGAVVIDVGINVNENGELCGDVDTEECMDRASMITPVPGGVGSVTTSVLAKHVVKACKIQKDLL; encoded by the coding sequence TTGGGTACTTTAATCAAAGGCAAACCGGTAGCTGATTCCCTTAAAGAAGATTTAAAGGCTGAGGTGGAGGAATTAAAGTCGAAAGGCCTTTACCCAAAACTGACGATCATAAGGGTTGGGGCCGATCCGAGCGACCTGGCATATGAACGCGGGGCCCTAAAAACTATGGAAAATGTCGGGATAGGGGCACAGGTTATTGCACTGCCGGGCAACATTGCCCAGGAAGAGTTTGTCAGGGTGCTGCAGGGGGTGAACTCAGACGGCGATACGCACGGGATACTGATTTTTAGGCCGCTTCCGCAGCAGTTGGATTCTAACGCAATCAAATATCTCATTGATGCAGAAAAGGATATAGACTGTTTCAACCCCGCCAATGTCGCAAAAGTCATGGAGGGAGATGAAACGGGATTCGCACCCTGCACTCCTACCGCCGTGATGGAAATACTGAAACACTACAATGTCGAATTGAAGGGTAAAAACGCAGTAGTTATAGGCAGGTCTATGGTGGTCGGAAAACCGGTTGCCATGCTCTTATTAAAAGAGCACGCCACTGTAACAATCTGTCATTCGAGGACCAAAGACTTACAGGGTGTTGCATCTAAAGCAGATATACTTGTGGCCTGTGCCGGGAAGGCTAAGATGATAAAGTCTGAGTATATTAAAAATGGTGCGGTAGTGATCGATGTCGGGATAAATGTCAATGAAAACGGGGAATTATGCGGTGATGTGGATACAGAGGAATGCATGGACAGGGCTTCTATGATTACTCCTGTTCCCGGTGGTGTAGGTTCCGTTACTACTTCAGTTTTAGCAAAGCACGTGGTCAAAGCATGTAAAATTCAGAAAGATTTATTGTAG
- a CDS encoding cyclodeaminase/cyclohydrolase family protein, translating to MKLVERSCSEFITELASKKPVPGGGGAAALVGAVGSALSSMVCNLTVGKKKYAQYEEDLQGLLTRAAKITNDLLHMVDEDAENFLPLSKAYGMPNCTEAEKKLKQETLEKALKQACEVPIRIVKACYEAIQLHAELVDKCSRLAISDVGVGVQCLRAALLGGMLNIMININSIQDEEYVKKVQGEMEDMVQAGVKLADEVYLKVDSILRN from the coding sequence ATGAAGCTTGTAGAAAGGTCATGCAGCGAATTTATTACAGAATTGGCTTCCAAAAAGCCGGTACCCGGAGGCGGAGGTGCCGCCGCACTGGTCGGTGCTGTCGGCAGTGCTTTGAGCAGCATGGTATGCAACCTTACAGTAGGGAAAAAGAAGTACGCTCAATATGAAGAAGATTTACAGGGCCTGCTGACCAGGGCTGCTAAAATCACGAATGATTTACTCCACATGGTTGATGAGGATGCTGAAAACTTCCTTCCGCTTTCAAAGGCCTACGGGATGCCGAACTGTACTGAAGCGGAGAAAAAACTAAAGCAGGAAACACTTGAGAAGGCTTTGAAACAGGCCTGTGAAGTCCCGATACGGATTGTGAAAGCCTGTTATGAAGCGATACAGTTACATGCCGAACTGGTAGATAAATGTTCGAGACTGGCCATCAGCGATGTGGGTGTTGGGGTACAGTGTTTAAGGGCTGCGCTCCTTGGCGGGATGCTGAATATTATGATAAATATTAACTCCATACAGGATGAGGAATACGTGAAAAAGGTCCAGGGAGAAATGGAAGATATGGTGCAAGCCGGTGTTAAACTTGCGGATGAGGTATACCTAAAAGTGGATTCTATATTGCGCAATTAA
- a CDS encoding formate--tetrahydrofolate ligase has product MTYKSDIEIAQSVKLRDIREIAAKLGLGDEDIELYGRYKAKVDYNLLKKDTGRKAKLILTTAINPTPAGEGKTTTTIGTADALSRLGKKTIATLREPSLGPVFGVKGGAAGGGYAQVVPMEDINLHFTGDIHAVTAANNLLAAMIDNHIYQGNELNIDTRRIVWRRAIDINDRQLRFIVNGLGGKVNGVPREDGFDITVASEIMAVFCLALDIKDLKERLSKIVVAYNRDGGPVTAGDLKAQGAMAALLKDALKPNLVQTLEGTPVFVHGGPFANIAHGCNSIIATKMAMLLADYVVTEAGFGADLGAEKFIDIKCRLAGIKPDAVIIVASIRALKHHGGVPKSDLNKENLKALEKGLPNLVKHVENITKVFNLPAVVAINKFPTDTEAELELIKDRCEALNVNTVLSEVWARGGEGGENLARELLRLIEDDKRDNKMTFAYELDMPIKEKIRAIAQKIYGARDVIFTDKALKEIENMEKLGFAKMPVCMAKTQYSLTDDPKKLGRPTNFDITVRDVTVSAGAGFLVALTGEIMKMPGLPKVPAAEKIDVDENGVISGLF; this is encoded by the coding sequence ATGACTTATAAGTCAGACATTGAAATTGCTCAATCTGTAAAACTTAGAGACATCAGGGAGATCGCTGCAAAGTTGGGTCTTGGCGACGAGGATATCGAACTGTACGGCAGGTACAAGGCTAAAGTCGATTATAATTTGCTGAAAAAGGATACGGGCAGAAAAGCAAAACTTATTTTAACAACTGCTATAAACCCGACCCCTGCCGGCGAAGGTAAAACCACAACGACGATAGGAACGGCGGACGCCCTATCAAGATTGGGTAAGAAAACTATTGCGACCTTGCGCGAACCGTCTCTTGGACCGGTTTTTGGCGTTAAAGGTGGGGCCGCGGGAGGCGGTTATGCCCAGGTTGTTCCCATGGAAGATATAAATCTGCATTTTACGGGAGATATTCATGCTGTAACCGCTGCCAACAACCTGCTGGCGGCCATGATAGACAACCATATTTATCAGGGGAATGAGTTAAATATAGATACCAGAAGGATTGTATGGAGAAGGGCAATTGATATAAATGATAGACAGCTTAGATTCATCGTCAACGGCCTTGGCGGGAAGGTCAATGGAGTGCCCCGGGAAGACGGATTTGATATTACCGTAGCTTCGGAAATAATGGCCGTTTTTTGCCTTGCCCTTGATATAAAGGATTTAAAAGAGAGGCTGTCTAAAATAGTGGTGGCATACAATCGGGATGGCGGACCTGTTACTGCCGGAGATTTAAAGGCTCAAGGGGCCATGGCAGCATTGTTAAAAGATGCATTGAAACCGAATCTTGTACAAACTCTGGAAGGGACACCTGTTTTTGTGCACGGAGGCCCGTTTGCCAACATTGCCCATGGCTGCAATTCGATCATAGCAACTAAAATGGCTATGCTCCTTGCGGATTACGTAGTTACGGAGGCCGGGTTCGGTGCCGACCTCGGGGCGGAGAAATTCATTGACATAAAGTGCAGATTAGCGGGAATAAAGCCCGATGCGGTAATAATTGTTGCCAGCATTAGAGCACTTAAACATCATGGCGGTGTGCCGAAATCAGACCTCAATAAAGAAAATCTCAAAGCCCTTGAAAAAGGTCTTCCCAACCTAGTCAAGCATGTGGAAAACATTACAAAGGTTTTCAATCTGCCGGCAGTTGTAGCTATAAATAAATTCCCTACGGATACGGAAGCGGAACTGGAACTGATCAAAGACAGATGTGAAGCACTGAACGTGAATACCGTGCTGTCTGAAGTCTGGGCCAGAGGCGGTGAAGGAGGCGAGAATCTGGCGCGTGAATTGTTGAGATTGATCGAAGATGATAAACGGGATAATAAAATGACTTTTGCATATGAACTGGATATGCCCATTAAAGAAAAGATAAGAGCTATTGCCCAAAAAATATACGGTGCGAGAGACGTTATTTTTACCGACAAGGCCTTAAAGGAAATAGAAAATATGGAGAAATTGGGGTTTGCGAAGATGCCGGTATGTATGGCAAAGACCCAGTATTCGCTGACTGATGACCCCAAGAAACTCGGCAGACCTACAAATTTTGACATTACGGTAAGAGATGTCACCGTATCTGCAGGAGCAGGGTTTCTGGTAGCTCTTACGGGAGAAATAATGAAAATGCCCGGCCTTCCAAAGGTCCCGGCTGCTGAAAAGATTGACGTGGATGAAAACGGTGTAATTTCCGGTCTGTTCTAG
- a CDS encoding folate family ECF transporter S component, with protein sequence MKQKGALFTTKALANLSLLTALSIILSRVLGISVPIAGYTALKINFSAVPLILSGICWGPAAGFMSGAVADVVGYMLNPAGGAYFPGFTLSTALCGFIPGVIFRCLRSNKKAYNFKFLNAILAILLIAGAVAIFIYHGQHMNNGLISPKHRLLYGYTAVLGGLALAYMFLLFFPKAKGKDIHSLYSLDKIFFAVVLSQITTSLILNTWFLSIIFSKGFLFFLPARILNTLFMIPVYTLIIHALLKREIIKNL encoded by the coding sequence TTGAAACAAAAAGGAGCATTGTTTACTACTAAGGCCTTAGCTAATCTAAGTTTATTGACTGCCTTAAGTATTATACTATCAAGGGTGCTGGGTATATCTGTTCCGATTGCCGGATATACAGCACTAAAAATTAACTTTTCGGCGGTGCCGTTAATACTGAGCGGAATCTGTTGGGGCCCTGCAGCGGGCTTTATGTCAGGTGCTGTTGCTGATGTGGTTGGATATATGCTCAATCCTGCGGGTGGGGCATATTTCCCCGGATTTACTTTATCGACCGCACTTTGCGGATTTATACCCGGCGTTATTTTCAGGTGTTTGCGCTCTAATAAAAAGGCATATAATTTTAAGTTCTTAAATGCAATTTTAGCGATTTTACTGATTGCAGGTGCCGTGGCGATCTTCATCTATCATGGCCAACACATGAACAATGGACTGATTTCCCCAAAACACAGATTGCTTTACGGTTATACGGCCGTCCTTGGAGGGCTTGCTTTAGCATATATGTTTTTACTTTTTTTTCCTAAAGCAAAGGGCAAGGATATACATAGTCTTTATTCACTGGATAAGATATTTTTTGCCGTAGTCCTTTCGCAGATAACCACTTCTTTGATATTAAACACGTGGTTTTTATCAATTATTTTTTCAAAAGGATTTTTATTTTTTTTACCCGCTAGGATTCTAAATACGCTGTTTATGATTCCGGTATATACGCTTATTATTCATGCTTTGCTTAAGCGTGAAATAATAAAAAACTTATAA
- a CDS encoding methyltetrahydrofolate cobalamin methyltransferase — translation MIIIGEKINGTIPSVKKAVEERDEDFIYNLAVKQAEAGADYIDVCAGTAPDVEVETLKWLMDVVQDAVDKPLCIDSPNPKTIEQVFKYARRPGIINSVSEEGNKCEVIYPLLKGTQWQVIGLTCDNNGIPSDVQTRIDIAKILVEKAQKYDIKPERIHIDPLVIALATDNQSMRKFVETMTRIKKMYPDIKITSGLSNISFGMPLRRTVNQTFLTIAVFAGMDSAIMDPCNREMMATLLAAEAMAGRDRFCRKFSNAYRKGLIGSNRNQPTAGDAKKASTV, via the coding sequence CTTCATTTACAACTTGGCAGTAAAGCAGGCAGAAGCAGGTGCCGACTATATTGATGTGTGCGCGGGGACTGCACCGGATGTTGAGGTCGAAACCTTAAAATGGTTGATGGACGTTGTTCAGGACGCAGTTGACAAACCTTTATGTATCGACAGCCCCAACCCAAAAACCATCGAGCAGGTATTCAAGTACGCTCGACGACCGGGAATAATTAACTCCGTATCCGAAGAAGGAAACAAATGCGAAGTGATTTACCCTTTACTAAAAGGGACGCAGTGGCAGGTAATTGGTCTAACTTGTGATAACAACGGAATCCCGTCGGATGTCCAAACGAGGATAGATATAGCAAAGATACTGGTAGAAAAGGCGCAAAAATATGACATCAAACCGGAACGAATTCATATCGACCCTCTGGTTATAGCCCTTGCTACGGATAACCAGTCAATGCGGAAGTTTGTTGAAACGATGACGAGAATAAAAAAAATGTATCCTGATATAAAGATTACTTCGGGACTGAGCAATATCTCTTTTGGTATGCCTTTGAGAAGAACGGTTAATCAAACCTTCTTAACTATAGCTGTTTTTGCCGGAATGGATTCGGCTATTATGGACCCGTGCAACAGGGAAATGATGGCTACACTCTTAGCGGCAGAAGCAATGGCAGGTCGAGACAGATTTTGCAGAAAATTTTCAAATGCATATAGAAAAGGTTTGATTGGTTCTAATAGAAACCAGCCCACTGCAGGTGATGCCAAAAAAGCAAGTACGGTATAG